TCAAATGACGCAATTTAGATTATTTCGGACAGGAATGGCGAAATGTGTGCAGACCTCGTATTCGTTTCTGGTCAGTTCGTTGCACCGAAAGCGCATTCTGAAAAATCGATACACTGCGTAATTGCGAATCCGTTATGTCCGGAATGCAGGTGAGATAGCATTTGCGCGAAAGCAAGCACCGCAACGTGGACATTAGCTTAATTACCTCCCGTGGTAATGCCGCCGACGTGGGCGTCCACGCTCGTCCTCGCATTTTGGAAGTTGCGAAAATATATCTGCTATTAAGCGATGCCTAGCACTATTTCTCTGCTCTCTGATGCTGTTTTCGTTTGTTAGCCACATTCCACCTGCATCAGGGTTACTTTGTTTCATCAATGTTAGTTAGCAGACGCTTTTCAAGGAGCCGTTACCTGAACGACGTTGCTTTCGACACATGTAACATGTGTTTACGGAGGTCAACGCGCCGCCTAGTTATATGTTGGGCAAATATTGAAAATGGTtactcttttctctctctctctctctctctctctctctctctctctatatatatatatatatatatatatatatatatatatatatatatatatatatatattactacaATACGCCCGCATTCATTTCGTCGACTAGCCAGACAGTTTGCAAACAGTGAACAAGTAGCTTTCACGTGAATCATGTACGGTCCGCCTACTCGGTTCTTCTATGTTCGTCCCTTGGCTATACGCTGTCATTACACTATGACTAACAAGACCGAAGTTTCACCCTTGTGAAGTTCATTTCCATTTTTCCATATTATATATTTCAAACAAATTGTTCCAATACGCTTTTTCTGCCTTCAAAGCCTGTGAACTATATAACGCGTCTACTGATGCTGCCTAACAACATATTACATTTGATCTATCGGCCCTGCTTACTTATTATACCTGGTTGGGAATTCGTAATCATTcaaagtctgtttttttttaatatgagcGTGGCAGTTTTAATGACGAGTGTCAAACTGAAGCCATTGTGCTCCTGCGTTACTGAAGGACTACTGCCAGTGGTGCCGGTGCGCATACTAAAGACGTGGATGACAAGTATATATAGAGAGCGTATCGCAACCATACAGAATTCGTAGTTTGTAAGCAGGGCCGGCAGATAATAAGTTGTTTTAGGCAGTATCAGTAGATAGTCCACCACAGATGGCAACGAGAAGTGCAGGAAGCTCACGTTGAATGTCGGTGTGCAGTCAGCGAATTATGATAGGACGCCATACTGCTATTGCACTGGTCACTCAGATGCACATCATGAAAACGCGGCTGCCTTTTAATGCCCAACACGCAGACCCCGAATAATGCTACTTACTACATGAAAATTCGCCAGTATATGGAGTTTCTATCTTGGTTTTTCTCTTAAACCTCGCGCGTTCCAGGGAGAGCCACCTGCTGAGCTCCCTCCGCTGGATGGAAGAGTCGTCGGAGCTGGACCAGAGCATGGACGCCTTCAACTTCGGCTCCTTCTACATGACGTACGCCATGTTCGAGGGACTCGATCGCGATCGGGACGGCATGCTCAGTCCGGACGAATTGCGGAACTTCCAGGGAGGCGCTTTCACCAACCGTGGCCTGGACAGGATACTCTGCTCGGCTGTTATCAAAAGGCAGGCGCACTACGTGCTGGCCGTCATTTCCTACATCTTGGCAACCTACCGCGATTGCATTATGACGACGGAGTGGCATTACTAGCCTACCTGCAATAACACGTGGCACTTCTTTCTGCCGTCTTTATTTGCAGCTAATGTAATGACAGGAAACGACCCTGACAATTTTCTATCTTTGTAGATTTTGTTTCCTTCTTCCAAACTCTCGCCCCGAATGTCACTAGCCGAACGTTGCCCTACGCAAGACAGCGCGCCTGTATAGATGCATCTGTTAGGAAGGCTACGCCTGGATTGATGGTAGCTGATGAACCAATGGTGCCTTCGGATCATCAAAGGCTTCCTTTTGCTTCTAAAGTCTGATGGCGTCAAGCACGTAGTGTTGTTCgtgtccttctttttttctcacccTTCTTTCTGACTGTCTCTTTGATTGTGATATTCTTTTCTTCGTTGAGTGACTGTCAAATCAAACGACTTACACATCTGTCAAGATAGACAAGTAGTGCGTTACACGGGTGCAATCTTGCATGCACGGTTAGAACTTGAAGTCCCGCGCTCTCAGTAGCATAAAACTGGACATCCCCTCTGTATCCCTTACGGGGCAAGATGCAGATTCCCAACTATCCACTACTCCGTCTCTCACTGTCTTGATGTTTCGGGATGCTCTAAACCAACTAATCAATCAagcaatcagtcaatcaatcaatcaatcaatcaatcaatcaatcaatcagtcagtcgaGTGAACCTAGCTTAGCCAAACGCAGCTATGGAGCTGTAACTCCACTTCATCGTCGAGATTTACACATATGTAAATGTGCGAATTTGTTACGCGATTAAAGTGCCGATAAACATGAGAAAAACGGGCGGTCAGGAGTGGTGCCGCGATCATAgtttctcagcttttctgccacaataaacctttttctctctctctctttctctagatCATAGTCACTACTATGCGCCCAGAAATCATGTGAGCTCTTCTTATTCGCGTGCATCCCCACTCTCTCACTGCCAAAAGCTTTCGCTCTGAAGTCTCACTACGGAAGTCACTGCCTGTACGTTGCCAAGTGGTGCTGCAGCGTCCGGAGCACATCAAGACCACACGGTGTATCAAGACCTTATTGGCGTTCAGATTATGCGGTAGAACGCAGGAGCGTAACTTTGCGATTACAAGTACGGCTTTTCGcatacaacagcagcagcaaccaaTTTTTCACCATGTTTCAACAACCGAAGCGGGCATTTTTCAGATGCACCTCGCCATATATGGCTCCTGATGTGCCACTTGAGCTGCTGGTTTGTACTGGCTCCTGGTGGAACCAGCAGGTAACATGCTGATTTCCTCCAGGTTGTATTGGTTCCAGCAGGGTGCCTACTGGTTTTCCGCTGGTTCAAGCAAGGTGTTTACTGGTTTTCGGCTGGTCCCAGCAGGCAGCCTGCTGATTATACTTGTTCCAGCAGGATACTGGTTTTCTCCCGAGATGCTGCTGGAACCAGCAGGTAACCTACTGGCTTTCAGTTCGCTTGAACTGGTTCCAGCAGTGCACATGAAAATCGGCGTGAATATACTCACTCGCTGTAACAAGAAAGATTAACGTCCTTTATGTTTGCAACATATTCGCAACACAGATCCGCTGGCTTAGCTAAGAACACgctataacattttttttttcgcaggtacaACGGCCGCCAGATGATGGCCCTGCAAGACTTCGTCGTCTTTCACGCTGTCGAGTCCAACAAGGGGCTTCCTAAGAGCGTCGAGTTCTGGTTCCACTGCTTGGACTTCGACGGCGACGGCTTCATCACCGTGTACGACATGCAGTACCTCTACGAGGACAAGCGGCGTATCGTCGAGGTGCACTTCCCGTGCTGCGACTTCGCCGAAGTGGCACACGAGATATTCGAGCGCGTCAAGCCGCGAAAGCCCGAGTTCATCGCACTGTCGGACCTCAAGCGCTGCGAACCCAGTGTGGTGTGCATGATTGTCAACACGTTCATGCTCGTACCCATGACTGTTAGGTAACTCGGCCGGCCAACCAGGcgatttatttttttcattagtGTCATGAAGACCTGGTTCATGGATCGAAAAGACGTTGGTTGTTTTCCAGGTGTGAACGACAAGCGTTTCCGAAGTGTTCACCGCTGCTGCGACGCGCGAGAGGCCAGACCATCGGACACGACTAGCTAGAAGTCCCAAACTAGAACTCTAAGCGGTGCAATGAGTGCAGACGTGACCGCTGTGTGCCGTTTTTCGTGCGATCTGGCAGTTGAAAAATAACGGAGCCAAAATTTGggcttttttcgtttttctctgTTGTGGACGTAGGTTAAAACATTGAAAATAGCTTCATCGCGATAAAAGAAAAATTCTAGCTGTTACGTATAGCCTCGTGACCGCGTCCTGTGAAGCATTGTTCTGAGAATGCGGAACTGGAAACATCCGCGCAGGAAAGCAATCGACAAAGACAATTCACAACAACAAATTTTGGGATGTCATCTGACGACTTGGCATGTCTAATCGTTTCATGGAGAACATTTGCCATTACTTCCAGACGACATACAGTCTCGCTTCGACACTTTTTAGGTCGGTACTATACCTTGTTCTTTTCAATCGGCTACCACAGCTTGCTTCAGAAATCAAAcagtcctttcgttttgtttgtaCTTTCCATCTTTTGGTGCTGACATGCAGCAGCTATAGCTTACTTGCCAAATAACACTATCTGCAAATACAGTCGAGTGAAGTGGGGCGTTTTCACAGAATTCAGACTTTCCGTCTTCTGCGGTAGATATTTGGTAGTCTACGTGTATCCTCAGCGCTCCAATATTTTATAGCAATACGTGATCCACCAGAAGTCAAGTGCTGGTTGGTTAGGTCTGCTGTACTTGAGACGGCTCGAGACGACAAAATAACTAGTTCTGTGGCACTTAACACAGACATGCCCGGTGACGACAGTTTTGCTGAAGGAGTGTTCGaaaaaattcgggagatcccacgtactgtgggaatcaatgttatgcgaagcatgtgcagcagggtgactgtgtcgcaatttttcatattgagcgaaacgttacggaatgacgctagaaaatgtgcaaatggtatactcACACacattttgaagagtcgcacgtgtgttacataaccagttgtttacaattgcttaacgatgccaacagcaacataggtgttgcGAACACCAGaggcagtaagctgatatgtggtgcttatattcttcaataatagcgcgaattcgaatagggcaatgaaggaacacagatgcaaagGACAGGCGCTGcttgcaactaagctttattcagaaaagtttccctagatatacagacagccgagcggcacgcgcaggcgcactgcacgtacgttacagtcacagctgcagttgttagagttgtgtTACAGTTGTGATgtttatacttatccgttatgacggagaacgcacgcat
This window of the Rhipicephalus sanguineus isolate Rsan-2018 chromosome 2, BIME_Rsan_1.4, whole genome shotgun sequence genome carries:
- the LOC119382936 gene encoding serine/threonine-protein phosphatase 2A regulatory subunit B'' subunit beta, producing the protein MSSAAEEAPVIPLFYFPYGRPLSPLEVEMACRELKLALNDIAGDVLGPEDFAPLARACSLPGYFKTALYRAAGGDKDRPVTKERFCRYYSHLVANFPEESSRAVHVLARDRDYLTQEDLRPLFEDFFAMHPDMRFLQKTPQFREPFIATALTKYFFHASRSWKNMLSIRDFRESHLLSSLRWMEESSELDQSMDAFNFGSFYMTYAMFEGLDRDRDGMLSPDELRNFQGGAFTNRGLDRILCSAVIKRYNGRQMMALQDFVVFHAVESNKGLPKSVEFWFHCLDFDGDGFITVYDMQYLYEDKRRIVEVHFPCCDFAEVAHEIFERVKPRKPEFIALSDLKRCEPSVVCMIVNTFMLVPMTVR